One genomic window of Paenisporosarcina antarctica includes the following:
- a CDS encoding MFS transporter, whose protein sequence is MNSEFDNWKKNIIIFLSSQTISLFGSSLVQYAIMWHITLTTQSGMMMALFILCGFVPTFILSPFGGVWADRYNRKVLIILSDGLIAVATLIMAIVFLMGYEAIWLLFAMAAVRAIGTGIQGPAVGAILPQIVPEDKLTRVSGINGSIQAIIMFVSPMVSAALLTMATLEIIFFIDVVTAAIAIVTLLVFLKIKVHAKASEIQTTSYFSDFKAGLSYINNHAFLKKFFLFFALFFVLMAPAAFLTPLQVVRSFGDEVWRLTAIEIAFSIGMMVGGGVIASWGGYSNKVHTMTLATIIMGICTIGLGIIPLFWAYLLFMAIFGVSVPFFNTPTMVLIQERVEGDYLGRVFGVFGMIATSMMPIGMLIFGPMADVVKVEWILLGTGMLILLLGILLGRNQVLLKAGEPVVVPESSDLPL, encoded by the coding sequence ATGAATTCGGAATTCGATAATTGGAAAAAGAATATTATTATCTTTTTAAGTAGCCAAACGATATCACTTTTTGGATCCTCACTTGTCCAATATGCGATTATGTGGCATATAACACTTACTACACAATCAGGAATGATGATGGCACTGTTTATATTATGTGGGTTCGTCCCTACATTTATATTATCTCCATTTGGTGGCGTATGGGCAGATCGATACAATCGAAAGGTACTCATTATCTTATCGGATGGACTGATTGCTGTTGCAACACTCATAATGGCCATTGTCTTCCTAATGGGATATGAGGCTATTTGGTTACTATTTGCTATGGCAGCTGTTAGAGCGATTGGAACAGGAATTCAAGGTCCAGCAGTAGGGGCCATTTTACCGCAAATTGTTCCAGAGGATAAACTGACGCGGGTAAGCGGAATTAATGGAAGCATTCAGGCAATTATTATGTTCGTATCTCCTATGGTGAGTGCGGCATTGCTGACGATGGCTACCTTAGAAATCATTTTCTTTATCGATGTGGTCACTGCTGCTATAGCAATCGTCACTTTGCTCGTGTTTTTAAAAATTAAGGTACATGCAAAGGCATCTGAGATACAAACAACAAGCTATTTTAGCGATTTTAAAGCAGGTCTATCGTATATTAATAACCATGCTTTTTTGAAAAAATTCTTTTTGTTTTTCGCATTATTTTTTGTTTTGATGGCACCGGCTGCATTTTTAACTCCATTACAAGTAGTTAGGAGCTTTGGTGATGAAGTATGGCGATTAACTGCAATTGAAATAGCCTTTTCAATTGGAATGATGGTAGGGGGAGGTGTTATAGCTTCGTGGGGAGGCTATTCAAACAAGGTGCACACGATGACACTTGCCACTATAATAATGGGGATTTGTACGATTGGATTAGGGATTATCCCACTATTCTGGGCTTATTTACTCTTCATGGCGATATTCGGAGTGTCAGTGCCATTCTTCAATACTCCGACGATGGTATTAATCCAAGAACGAGTCGAGGGTGATTACTTAGGTAGAGTATTTGGTGTATTTGGAATGATTGCTACATCTATGATGCCGATAGGAATGCTCATTTTCGGGCCTATGGCAGATGTCGTAAAAGTTGAGTGGATCCTATTGGGTACGGGAATGCTTATATTACTACTTGGCATTTTATTAGGAAGAAACCAAGTATTATTAAAAGCAGGTGAGCCTGTAGTTGTTCCAGAGTCATCTGATTTACCTTTATAA
- a CDS encoding DUF4181 domain-containing protein: MYGFDSTFWLKLLHLLLILTVYFVLMISFNAIMRRWLGVEKRKAFSHNHVNDKHKKIDWSIRWFFIAMMVIGGFINVTRIPREPYLLLQPWFLLVVLIFVTETVRAVMEKGYAKNPNAYVFTVYQLIFTLILLILLYTTDFFGIL; the protein is encoded by the coding sequence GTGTATGGATTTGATTCGACGTTCTGGTTAAAGTTACTTCACTTACTTCTCATTCTTACCGTTTATTTCGTGTTAATGATTTCATTTAATGCCATCATGCGAAGGTGGTTAGGAGTTGAGAAACGAAAAGCATTTTCTCATAACCATGTAAATGATAAACACAAGAAAATCGATTGGAGTATTAGGTGGTTTTTTATTGCCATGATGGTAATAGGAGGTTTTATTAATGTGACAAGGATCCCTCGGGAACCCTATTTGTTGTTGCAACCATGGTTTTTGTTGGTTGTGCTTATATTTGTCACTGAAACCGTAAGAGCAGTCATGGAAAAGGGATATGCAAAGAATCCAAACGCCTACGTTTTTACTGTCTATCAATTAATTTTCACACTGATACTGCTTATTTTATTATATACGACTGATTTTTTTGGTATCTTATAG
- the tnpB gene encoding IS200/IS605 family element RNA-guided endonuclease TnpB, whose amino-acid sequence MIRHKAYKYRMYPNQEQEILIAKTIGCSRFVFNHFLNKWNTAFKETGKGLTYNSCSSQLTQLKKEIDWLKEVDSISLQSALKNLDDSFKRFFKKQNNSPRFKSKKNPAQSYTTKQTNGNIAIAGNQVKLPKLGLVKFAKSQEVNGRIISATISRKTSGKYFVSLLAEDDIQEYPETGSTIGVDVGLKDFAILSDGTVYKNPKYFHKMEKKLGKEQRILSRKMRIAINRKQMLYECRNYQKQKVKVARIHERITNSRMDYLHKISSVIVKNHDIIGIEDLQVSNMLKNRNLSKAISEVSWSAFRTMLEYKAEWYGKTVVVVAKNYASSQLCSTCGHQHKAVKNLALREWDCPTCNSHHDRDINAGLNLRNEAIRILTAGTAGIA is encoded by the coding sequence AATGGAATACAGCCTTCAAAGAAACAGGCAAAGGATTGACCTACAATTCCTGTTCATCCCAATTGACCCAACTAAAAAAAGAAATCGACTGGCTCAAAGAAGTGGACAGTATCTCGCTCCAATCTGCGTTGAAGAACTTGGACGATTCATTCAAGCGCTTCTTCAAAAAACAGAACAATTCACCACGCTTCAAGTCAAAGAAGAATCCCGCCCAATCGTACACCACAAAGCAGACGAACGGGAATATCGCTATTGCCGGGAATCAAGTGAAGCTCCCGAAGCTAGGACTTGTGAAGTTTGCCAAGAGTCAAGAGGTCAACGGCAGAATCATTAGTGCCACGATTTCACGTAAAACTAGTGGCAAATACTTCGTATCATTACTAGCAGAGGATGACATTCAAGAATATCCAGAAACAGGATCTACTATTGGCGTCGACGTTGGGTTGAAGGACTTCGCCATCCTTTCAGATGGGACAGTCTACAAGAACCCGAAATACTTCCACAAGATGGAAAAGAAACTAGGCAAAGAACAGCGGATTTTGTCACGAAAAATGCGAATCGCAATCAATCGAAAACAGATGTTGTATGAATGTAGGAATTATCAGAAGCAGAAAGTCAAAGTTGCCCGCATTCATGAGCGAATCACAAACAGTAGAATGGACTACTTGCATAAAATATCGTCCGTGATTGTCAAAAACCACGACATTATCGGGATTGAAGATTTACAAGTGTCCAACATGCTCAAAAACCGCAACCTGTCAAAAGCCATTAGTGAAGTCAGTTGGTCAGCGTTCCGAACGATGCTCGAATACAAAGCGGAATGGTACGGCAAGACAGTTGTTGTCGTCGCCAAAAACTATGCGTCCAGCCAACTATGCTCAACTTGTGGCCATCAACACAAAGCCGTTAAGAATCTCGCTTTGCGTGAATGGGATTGTCCGACATGTAATAGTCATCATGACAGAGATATTAACGCAGGACTTAATCTTCGAAACGAAGCAATTCGTATCTTAACCGCAGGGACTGCGGGGATAGCCTAA